The following coding sequences are from one Veillonella rodentium window:
- a CDS encoding ABC transporter substrate-binding protein: MKKTWYLIIAVVLLVIGGAAYAYHQHTVPKSAQALKTVRVAYLPITHALPVFATKELETADGPVHVELVKYGSWPELMDALNTGKVDAAAVLVELGVKAREQGIDVRAAALGHTEGNNIVVNNDINSVQDLKGKFFAIPHKQSTQKILVDLMLERAGLSEKDVQIVEMSPPEMPSALSVGQIAGYSVAEPFGSLAIEMGKGKVFEDPDHLWHDNICCALVFNGQFVDEHHDLAKAFTKAYLDAGKYLDEHPEAQKEIALKYMKFKDPVIERSLQVIGFGDLALTEERYKALVHHMTHVDLIKKVPSYSEFVDTSLLP; this comes from the coding sequence ATGAAGAAAACCTGGTATCTTATCATTGCTGTTGTGCTTCTCGTTATCGGAGGGGCGGCGTATGCATATCATCAGCATACGGTACCGAAGTCGGCACAGGCGTTGAAGACCGTGCGCGTTGCGTATTTACCGATTACTCATGCGCTGCCGGTATTTGCTACGAAGGAATTGGAGACAGCAGATGGTCCTGTCCATGTAGAGCTTGTTAAATACGGTTCCTGGCCGGAACTCATGGATGCGCTCAACACCGGTAAAGTAGATGCTGCAGCCGTTCTCGTTGAGCTCGGTGTAAAGGCTCGTGAACAGGGAATTGATGTGCGCGCAGCGGCATTAGGCCATACGGAAGGCAATAATATCGTTGTAAATAACGATATTAACTCTGTACAGGATTTAAAAGGCAAATTCTTTGCCATCCCTCATAAGCAATCAACTCAAAAGATTCTCGTAGACCTCATGCTTGAACGGGCAGGTCTTAGCGAGAAGGACGTACAGATAGTGGAGATGAGCCCTCCTGAAATGCCGTCCGCACTGTCGGTCGGTCAAATCGCAGGATATAGCGTGGCGGAGCCTTTCGGTTCTCTCGCCATAGAAATGGGTAAGGGAAAGGTCTTTGAAGACCCTGATCACTTGTGGCATGACAATATCTGCTGCGCCCTCGTATTCAACGGTCAATTCGTCGATGAACACCATGACTTGGCGAAGGCTTTCACAAAAGCCTATCTCGATGCAGGTAAATATTTAGATGAGCATCCGGAGGCGCAAAAGGAGATTGCCTTGAAATATATGAAATTTAAGGATCCTGTTATCGAGCGTTCCTTGCAGGTGATTGGGTTTGGAGATTTGGCCCTCACCGAGGAGCGTTATAAGGCGCTCGTGCATCACATGACCCATGTCGATTTGATTAAAAAGGTGCCGAGTTATTCGGAGTTTGTAGATACATCGCTGTTGCCATAG